In a genomic window of Agarivorans albus:
- the nadE gene encoding ammonia-dependent NAD(+) synthetase, giving the protein MKQAILAEMKVLPEIDPEFEVKRRIDFIKARLKQAGLKTLVLGISGGVDSTTTGRLAQLAVEQLNNESNSQDYRFIAMRLPFGEQKDEADAQLALGFIKPSHIVTTNIKAGTEGLHTSASESLVAAGLDLPAQAAVDFAKGNVKARMRMIAQYEIAGLSGGLVIGTDHSAENLTGFYTKHGDGACDLVPIFGLNKRQVRQVADYLGAPEKLIGKAPTADLEEDRPQLPDEVALGVTYDQIDDFLEGKKVADEVEQKLIGIYQRTQHKRQAIPTIYD; this is encoded by the coding sequence ATGAAACAGGCAATCTTGGCAGAAATGAAGGTTTTGCCAGAAATTGATCCAGAGTTTGAAGTTAAACGTCGAATCGACTTTATAAAAGCGCGTTTAAAACAAGCTGGTTTAAAAACACTAGTACTTGGTATTAGTGGCGGTGTTGATTCAACAACCACTGGTCGCTTAGCGCAGTTGGCAGTTGAACAGCTTAATAATGAGAGTAATAGTCAAGACTACCGCTTTATTGCCATGCGCTTACCTTTTGGTGAGCAAAAAGATGAAGCCGATGCGCAGCTAGCTTTAGGGTTTATTAAACCCTCACATATTGTTACCACTAATATCAAAGCAGGTACCGAAGGCTTGCATACTAGTGCTAGTGAAAGTTTAGTGGCTGCTGGTTTAGATTTACCTGCCCAAGCTGCAGTAGATTTTGCCAAGGGCAATGTTAAAGCCCGTATGCGCATGATTGCCCAGTATGAAATAGCTGGCTTAAGTGGTGGCCTGGTTATTGGAACAGATCACTCAGCTGAAAACTTAACGGGTTTTTACACTAAGCATGGTGATGGTGCGTGTGATTTAGTGCCTATCTTTGGTTTAAACAAACGCCAAGTTCGTCAGGTTGCAGATTATTTAGGCGCACCAGAAAAGCTGATTGGTAAAGCGCCAACGGCCGATCTTGAAGAAGACCGTCCGCAATTACCCGATGAAGTGGCATTAGGTGTTACTTATGACCAAATTGATGACTTCTTAGAAGGCAAGAAAGTGGCCGATGAAGTCGAGCAAAAACTTATTGGTATTTACCAACGTACCCAACATAAACGTCAGGCCATTCCTACCATTTACGACTAA
- the pyk gene encoding pyruvate kinase: MLRRTKIVTTLGPATDRDDVLEQLILSGANMVRLNFSHGTAEDHLARAAKVRELASKHKLHIAILGDLQGPKIRVSTFKDGKVNLNVGDSFILDSELDKGLGDEKQVGLDYKHLPKDVEPGDILLLDDGRIQLKVTAVKDSQVTTEVTIGGVLSNNKGINKLGGGLSAAALTDKDKADILTAAKIEVDYLAVSFPNSGEDMHYARRLTQQAGLATKLVAKVERAETVATEEAMIDIIKASDAVMVARGDLGVEIGDAELVGVQKTLIRLTRKYNRAVITATQMMESMISAPMPTRAEVMDVANAVLDGTDAVMLSGETAAGQYPIETVQAMASVCLGAEKQRSINVSKYRINDTFESISETVAMSTMFAANHMKGMKAIIALTESGSTPLLMSRLSSGLPIFSLSRHANTLSRCALYRGVYPIHFDESSEDIIKVSKIAIEQLKEQGYLSKGDLVILTHGDVFDQTGHTNTSKILKVS, encoded by the coding sequence ATGTTAAGACGTACTAAAATAGTCACAACTTTAGGCCCCGCCACCGACCGAGACGATGTACTGGAACAACTGATATTGAGTGGTGCAAATATGGTGCGCCTTAACTTCTCTCATGGAACCGCAGAAGATCATTTGGCGCGCGCAGCCAAAGTGAGAGAGTTAGCCAGCAAACATAAACTACACATTGCGATACTGGGCGACTTACAAGGCCCTAAAATTCGTGTTTCCACCTTTAAAGATGGCAAAGTAAACCTAAATGTAGGCGACAGCTTTATTTTAGATAGTGAGCTAGACAAAGGTTTAGGCGATGAAAAACAAGTAGGCCTAGATTACAAACACCTGCCTAAGGATGTTGAACCAGGTGATATCTTATTGCTCGATGATGGCCGTATTCAACTTAAAGTAACGGCGGTAAAAGACAGCCAAGTGACTACCGAAGTCACCATTGGCGGCGTTTTATCTAACAATAAAGGCATAAACAAACTCGGCGGTGGCTTATCTGCAGCTGCACTTACCGATAAAGATAAAGCCGACATTTTAACCGCGGCCAAAATTGAAGTGGACTACCTAGCTGTATCATTCCCTAATAGTGGCGAAGACATGCATTATGCTCGTCGCCTTACCCAACAAGCAGGTTTAGCCACAAAATTGGTTGCTAAGGTAGAACGCGCCGAAACAGTAGCCACCGAAGAAGCGATGATCGATATTATTAAAGCGTCTGATGCGGTAATGGTTGCACGTGGTGATTTAGGGGTAGAAATTGGCGATGCCGAATTAGTGGGTGTACAAAAAACCCTTATTCGCCTCACTCGAAAATACAATCGAGCAGTAATTACCGCCACTCAAATGATGGAATCGATGATTAGCGCACCAATGCCAACCCGTGCTGAGGTTATGGATGTAGCCAACGCCGTGCTAGATGGTACCGATGCTGTGATGCTTTCTGGCGAAACCGCCGCAGGCCAATACCCTATCGAAACAGTACAAGCGATGGCCAGCGTATGTTTAGGGGCAGAAAAACAACGCAGCATTAACGTGTCGAAATACCGTATTAACGATACCTTCGAGAGTATTTCTGAAACAGTGGCCATGAGCACCATGTTTGCTGCCAACCACATGAAGGGCATGAAAGCTATTATTGCGTTAACCGAGTCCGGCAGCACACCACTGTTAATGTCTCGCTTAAGTAGTGGCTTACCAATATTCTCTTTGTCTCGTCATGCCAATACCTTAAGCCGCTGTGCTTTGTATCGCGGCGTATACCCAATTCACTTTGATGAAAGCAGCGAAGATATTATTAAGGTGTCAAAAATAGCGATAGAACAGCTGAAAGAACAAGGTTACTTGAGCAAAGGCGACTTGGTTATTTTGACCCACGGTGACGTATTCGACCAAACCGGTCATACCAATACCAGTAAGATCCTAAAGGTAAGCTAA
- a CDS encoding DUF2786 domain-containing protein, which translates to MSRQRALEKIAKCLELGNSSNVHEAAQAIRMAHRLMLKHGLEQADIELIQMGKTSTQTLLPANVSENILRIIRGINSRFGVEAVLVNHKGLKRAEFVGHADRAVFAAFAFDIVYREMNQQVGSFRNSFAGSGTDNVTVARRVTSFTAGWLEGALEKLPDLTTNGRNEHMDDYLDEMFEKLDRETFKAKIKASMGQLTPDFQTGMKKGRKLSVNRPVEGARAASLLR; encoded by the coding sequence GTGAGTCGTCAACGCGCCCTAGAAAAAATAGCTAAGTGTTTAGAGTTGGGTAACTCCTCAAATGTTCATGAGGCCGCTCAAGCTATTCGTATGGCTCATCGGCTCATGCTTAAACATGGTCTAGAACAAGCTGATATTGAGCTTATTCAAATGGGTAAAACCTCAACCCAAACCTTGTTACCTGCCAATGTTAGTGAAAATATTCTGCGGATTATCCGCGGCATTAATAGCCGTTTTGGGGTTGAAGCCGTGTTGGTTAATCATAAAGGTTTAAAACGCGCAGAGTTTGTTGGACATGCTGACCGTGCGGTATTTGCGGCTTTTGCTTTTGACATTGTTTATCGTGAAATGAACCAGCAAGTAGGCTCTTTTAGAAATAGCTTTGCCGGCTCTGGCACCGACAATGTAACTGTGGCGCGCCGAGTTACCTCGTTCACCGCTGGTTGGTTAGAAGGGGCGCTAGAAAAGCTGCCCGATCTCACCACTAATGGTCGTAATGAACATATGGACGACTACCTTGATGAGATGTTTGAAAAGTTAGACCGTGAAACCTTTAAAGCTAAAATTAAGGCGTCGATGGGGCAACTTACCCCAGACTTTCAAACCGGCATGAAAAAAGGCCGAAAACTATCAGTTAATCGGCCTGTCGAAGGTGCTAGAGCAGCTTCTCTACTTCGCTAG
- a CDS encoding mechanosensitive ion channel family protein, whose protein sequence is MLKELTRYCGALGLAALLVCAPITSAMAVDSGSDQATLLLDKYQRQQQRIEKIKANIDQVSSIEQAAISHRLLERHLHAFETINQLSQYLIEQKALGLADEQVLAEVEQIIAQNNQDLVNGIEKQQLEFNKAYAEEEADGIKAFQLYIEHLASSDLIYTAMVQQISNQQALGFSVDTEKEYLIDRLYTRAESFSGMVGLVGKKREELGKLIKITPDDQSLKDQLAVVTEQLAVAGESFKLTVDLLTQLGFNASFYQQTLLKLGGQITTDVLDVNILGGIAKRWLERLSEYFVEHGGEWIFKLFLLVAIYYIFRSLSRLVRKLMTKSLDSSKLNLSSLMKDMIISSVARVVIIIGILFALAQVGISLAPILAGLGVAGFIIGFALQDTLGNFAAGLMILIYRPYDVGDMVEVGGGVFGKVKSMNLVSTTILTIDNQTLVIPNSKIWGDVIKNVTAQKLRRVDLVFGIGYSDDIEKAEAVLNELLEKHPMVLPEPEPTVKLHVLNESSVDFIVRPWVKTDDYWDVYWDITREVKMRFDRDGISIPFPQRDVHFYPATSEAAQIEK, encoded by the coding sequence ATGTTAAAGGAATTAACGCGTTATTGTGGTGCTCTGGGCTTAGCAGCATTGTTAGTCTGCGCTCCAATAACTTCGGCTATGGCAGTCGATTCTGGGAGTGACCAAGCTACTTTGTTGTTGGATAAATACCAGCGCCAGCAACAGCGAATCGAAAAAATAAAAGCCAATATCGACCAAGTCTCAAGCATTGAGCAGGCGGCTATCTCTCACCGTTTGTTAGAACGCCATTTACATGCTTTTGAAACCATTAATCAGTTGTCTCAGTATTTAATTGAGCAAAAGGCCTTAGGCTTAGCCGATGAGCAGGTGTTGGCTGAAGTTGAGCAAATTATTGCCCAAAATAACCAAGATTTAGTGAATGGTATCGAAAAGCAGCAGCTTGAGTTTAATAAGGCTTATGCCGAAGAAGAAGCTGATGGCATTAAAGCTTTCCAACTCTATATCGAACACCTTGCTAGCTCAGACCTTATCTATACTGCCATGGTGCAGCAAATATCAAATCAGCAGGCTTTAGGTTTTAGTGTTGATACTGAAAAAGAGTATTTGATTGACCGACTATATACCCGCGCCGAGTCTTTCTCTGGCATGGTAGGCTTAGTTGGTAAAAAACGTGAAGAACTAGGCAAGCTAATTAAAATTACGCCGGATGATCAAAGCCTTAAAGATCAACTAGCGGTAGTTACCGAGCAGCTTGCGGTTGCCGGAGAAAGCTTTAAGTTAACCGTAGATTTGCTTACTCAGTTGGGCTTTAACGCGTCGTTCTATCAGCAAACTTTGCTTAAGCTTGGTGGCCAAATTACTACCGATGTTTTGGATGTAAACATATTAGGTGGCATAGCAAAACGTTGGTTAGAACGTTTATCTGAATACTTTGTAGAACACGGTGGCGAATGGATCTTCAAGCTGTTTTTGCTGGTGGCTATTTACTACATTTTCCGTTCTCTATCGCGTTTGGTGCGTAAACTTATGACTAAGAGTTTGGATTCTTCCAAGCTAAACTTGTCGTCATTAATGAAAGACATGATTATCTCCTCGGTCGCACGGGTGGTCATCATTATAGGAATACTGTTTGCGCTCGCCCAAGTGGGAATTTCGCTGGCACCTATCCTGGCTGGTTTAGGTGTGGCCGGTTTCATTATCGGTTTTGCTTTACAAGATACTCTAGGTAACTTTGCTGCTGGTTTGATGATTCTGATCTATCGCCCTTACGATGTAGGCGATATGGTAGAAGTGGGCGGTGGGGTATTTGGTAAGGTGAAAAGCATGAACCTTGTATCTACCACTATTCTTACCATCGATAACCAAACTTTGGTTATACCCAATAGTAAAATTTGGGGTGACGTTATTAAAAACGTTACTGCACAAAAGCTGCGTCGGGTGGATTTAGTATTTGGTATTGGTTACTCAGATGATATTGAAAAAGCTGAAGCGGTATTAAATGAACTGCTAGAAAAGCACCCAATGGTATTGCCTGAACCAGAGCCTACGGTGAAGTTGCATGTACTTAACGAATCTTCAGTTGATTTCATTGTTCGTCCTTGGGTTAAAACCGATGATTATTGGGACGTATATTGGGATATTACCCGTGAAGTGAAAATGCGCTTCGACCGCGACGGTATCTCAATTCCGTTCCCGCAGCGCGATGTGCATTTTTATCCTGCCACTAGCGAAGCAGCGCAAATCGAGAAATAG
- a CDS encoding outer membrane beta-barrel protein has protein sequence MKTKQWLPLAALVASFSSTSFAGEWVIKAGGFWAQTDSSISTKAFDGSDLKLDFEDTLNLEESQFLPFFEVGYKFNERHIVYADWRRLHRQATTKSTFGYTLPNNPDKGILVGAAIDTRMDIDILRAGYGYSFYKTDRAEIGGSLGLHVMFIEMGFSGEIAGCVDNSGTITCDSANTNGEVVDESTTAPLPDIGLWADYDLSEDWTIGAHTQFFYISIDNTSGYLADLNASISYHINPNWDVELGYNYYLVEAEWNETTLKYNYRGPMLNVAYKF, from the coding sequence ATGAAAACCAAGCAGTGGCTCCCTCTTGCTGCCCTAGTAGCAAGCTTTAGCTCTACCAGTTTTGCTGGTGAATGGGTGATTAAAGCAGGTGGCTTTTGGGCGCAAACCGATTCATCTATATCAACTAAAGCATTTGATGGTAGCGACCTAAAACTGGACTTTGAAGACACACTCAACCTTGAAGAATCTCAGTTTCTTCCTTTCTTCGAAGTCGGCTATAAGTTTAATGAACGTCATATTGTATATGCCGATTGGCGTCGCTTACATCGACAAGCCACTACCAAATCAACCTTTGGTTACACTCTTCCTAATAATCCTGATAAAGGTATTCTGGTAGGTGCAGCCATTGACACCCGCATGGACATTGACATTTTGCGTGCTGGTTATGGTTACTCTTTTTACAAAACCGATCGTGCTGAAATTGGTGGTTCTTTAGGCTTGCACGTTATGTTCATTGAAATGGGCTTTAGCGGCGAGATAGCTGGTTGTGTTGATAATAGTGGAACCATTACTTGTGACAGCGCCAATACCAACGGCGAAGTAGTAGATGAATCAACCACTGCTCCATTGCCTGATATAGGGCTATGGGCAGATTATGACTTATCGGAAGATTGGACAATTGGTGCACATACTCAGTTCTTCTATATATCTATAGACAATACTAGTGGTTACTTAGCCGATTTAAACGCCTCTATTTCTTACCATATCAACCCAAATTGGGATGTTGAGCTAGGTTATAACTACTACCTAGTTGAAGCAGAATGGAATGAAACCACTTTAAAATATAACTACCGCGGGCCAATGCTCAACGTAGCTTATAAATTCTAA
- the trpB gene encoding tryptophan synthase subunit beta produces the protein MNKQFEHPLPNSEGYFGEYGGSFIPPELQTVMNDINQAYLDIRQDPEFVKELTRLYQDYVGRPSPIFHAEHLSQTYGCDIYLKREDLNHTGAHKINHCLGEVLLAKKMGKTKVIAETGAGQHGVALATAAALLGLECDIHMGEVDIAKEHPNVVRMRILGANVIPATHGRKTLKEAVDSAFQAYMADPHSQLYAIGSVVGPHPFPMMVRDFQSIIGIEAREQFQAMTGALPDNLVACVGGGSNAMGLFSAFLEDEAVAMHGCEPAGRSLEEVGEHAATLTKGEPGTMHGFHSYMLKDEQGEPEQVYSVASGLDYPSVGPQHAYLKDLGRVQYGVVSDKEAIDAFFELSRLEGIIPAIESAHAVAHAINLAKQGSKGSILINLSGRGDKDIDFVVEKYGKEYGIESLL, from the coding sequence ATGAACAAACAGTTTGAACACCCGCTGCCAAACAGCGAAGGTTATTTTGGCGAATATGGTGGAAGTTTTATTCCGCCAGAGCTTCAAACAGTAATGAATGATATTAATCAGGCTTATTTAGACATTCGTCAAGATCCAGAGTTTGTAAAAGAGCTTACTCGTTTGTATCAAGACTATGTGGGTCGCCCTAGCCCAATTTTCCACGCCGAGCATTTATCGCAAACCTATGGCTGCGACATATACTTAAAACGTGAAGACCTAAACCATACTGGCGCGCATAAAATTAATCACTGTTTAGGTGAAGTGCTACTGGCTAAAAAAATGGGTAAAACCAAAGTTATTGCCGAAACCGGCGCTGGTCAGCATGGGGTTGCTTTAGCAACCGCTGCTGCCTTGTTAGGGTTAGAGTGTGATATTCATATGGGTGAAGTAGATATTGCTAAAGAGCATCCTAACGTAGTGAGAATGCGTATTTTAGGTGCCAATGTTATCCCCGCTACTCACGGTAGAAAAACCTTAAAAGAAGCTGTAGATAGCGCTTTTCAAGCTTACATGGCTGATCCTCATAGCCAGCTTTATGCCATTGGCTCGGTGGTTGGTCCTCACCCCTTCCCGATGATGGTGCGAGATTTCCAATCAATTATTGGCATAGAAGCGCGTGAGCAGTTCCAAGCAATGACTGGAGCTCTACCAGACAATTTAGTGGCTTGTGTTGGTGGTGGCTCTAACGCTATGGGGCTGTTTAGTGCCTTTTTAGAAGATGAAGCGGTAGCTATGCATGGTTGTGAACCTGCCGGTCGCAGTTTGGAAGAAGTTGGCGAACATGCAGCTACGTTAACCAAGGGTGAACCTGGCACTATGCATGGTTTCCATTCCTACATGCTTAAAGATGAGCAAGGAGAGCCTGAGCAAGTTTATTCAGTAGCTAGTGGCTTAGACTACCCCTCAGTTGGGCCACAACATGCCTACTTAAAAGACTTAGGCCGGGTTCAATATGGTGTAGTGAGCGACAAAGAAGCCATTGACGCTTTTTTTGAGCTCTCGCGTTTAGAAGGCATTATTCCAGCAATCGAGTCTGCCCACGCTGTGGCTCATGCTATCAATTTGGCTAAGCAAGGTAGTAAGGGCTCAATTCTGATTAACTTGTCTGGCCGAGGCGATAAAGACATTGACTTTGTGGTAGAGAAGTACGGTAAAGAATACGGAATAGAATCGCTGCTATAA